Below is a genomic region from Amycolatopsis sp. 195334CR.
TGCGCACGATGTGCCGCAGCGACCGCCCGATCAGCGCCCCGGAATCGGTCACCGCCCACCGCAGGGTCATGCCACCCGTCCCTTCTGCGCCGATCCGGTCAGGCTCAGGAACACGTCGTCCAGCGTCGGCTTCTTCACCTGCAGCCCCACCGGTTCCAGCCCGGCGCGGTCGAGGCGGTCCAGCAGCGACCGCAGTTCCCACACCCCGCCGACGCGCACGGACAACCCGTCCCCGCGCAGCACGTCCGAACCGGCCAGCACCGCGTGCGCGCGTTCGGTGGCGGCCGCGTCGGCGAACGCCAGTTCCACGCGTTCCTCGCCGACCTTGGCCTTCAGTTGGTCGGCCGAGCCCTCGGCGATCACCCGCCCGCCGTCGAGCACGGCGATCCGGTCGGCCAGCTGGTCGGCCTCCTCCAGGTACTGCGTGGTGAGCAGGATCGTGGTGCCGCTGTCGAGCAGCTGCCGGATCGCCGCCCACATGCCGGTGCGGCTGCGCGGGTCGAGCCCGGTGGTCGGCTCGTCGAGGAACAGCACCGGCGGCGCGGCGATCAGGCTCGCGGCCAGGTCCAGCCGCCGGAACATGCCGCCCGAGTAGGTCTTCGCCGGGCGGTCGGCCGCCTCGGTCAGCTCGAACCGCTCCAGCAGCTCGGCCGCGCGGGCCTTCGCGCCGCGCCCGAGGTGGTGCAGCCTGCCCATCAGCTCCAGGTTCTCGCGGCCGGTGAGCAGTTTGTCCACCGCGGAGAACTGCCCGGTCAGCCCGATGGACCGCCGCACGCGCGCGGCCTGCCGCGCCACGTCGAGCCCCAGCACCGCGGCGCGCCCGGCGTCCGCCTTGAGCAACGTGCTCAGTATTCGCACCACGGTGGTCTTCCCGGCGCCGTTCGGGCCGAGCAACGCGAGCATCGTGCCGGACTCGACCCGCAGGTCGACCCCGGTGAGCACGCGGTGACCGGCGAACGACTTCGCCAGCTCCTGCACTTCGATCATGGTCCGCCCCTCAAACTGTGTATCTGATACACATAACGGTGTAAGTGATACACAGTTCTAGGATGGCCGTCAAGCGCCGAAGATGGGTGGGAGATGCCGAAGGACCGGGCCAGCAATCTGGAACTGATGTGGGGCAACCGGGAACGCCCGGCGAGGGGACCGAAACCGGGCCTCACGCTCGACGAGATCGTGCGGGCGGGGGTGCGGGTGGCCGACGCCGAGGGGCTCGACGCGTTGTCCATGCAGCGCGTCGCCGGTGAACTCGGCTACACCACGATGTCGCTCTACCGCTACGTCTCAGGCAAGGACCAGCTGGTCGCGCTGATGTCCGACGTCGCGCTCGGGGCGCCGCCCGAGCCCGCGGGAGGTGACTGGCGCGAGGAGATCGAGGCCTGGGTGCGCGGGTTGTGGCACGGCTACCGGGCGCACCCGTGGCTGCTGTCGGTGAAGATCGAGGGCCCGCCGTCCGGGCCGCAGGGGCTGGCGTGGCTGGAGGCGGCCCTGCGCGCGCTCGAAGGATCGGGGCTGGACAAGGGAGATCGGATCGGCGTGACGATGTTCGTCAACGCCGCCACGTTCAGCCTCGCCCGGCTCTCGGTCGACCTCAAGCCGATGGAGGACTTCGGCGCCGCGCTGGCGCTCGGCGCGCAGACCGGGCAGTACCCGATCCTGGCGAGCATGCTGGCCGACGGCACGTTCGAGTCCGTCGGCGCGCCGCAGACCGAGTTCGCGCAGGAGGTCCTGCCCGATCTGGAGTTCGGCCTGCGGCGCCTGCTCGACGGCATCGAGCACTACGTCAGTGCGCGGAAGACCGCGCCCACAGGTTGATGTCGCCTTCGACCGCGTAGCGCTCGATCTCGGCCAGCTCGTCGTCGCCGAACTCCAGGTTGCCCAGCGAGCCGACGTTCGCCTCGAGCTGGGCGACGCTGCTGGCGCCGATCAGCACCGAGGTGACCCGCTCGTCGCGCAGCGCCCACGCCAGCGCGAGCTGGGCCAGGCTCTGCCCGCGCCGCTTCGCGACCTCGTTCAGCGCGCGGACGCGGGTGAGGTTCTCCTCGGTGAGCATGCCCTCGTTGAGCGCGCCGCCGGTGGCCGCGCGCGAGTCGGCGGGAATGCCGTCGAGGTAGCGGTCGGTCAGCAACCCCTGTGCCAGCGGGGAGAACGCGATGCAGCCCGCGCCGACGGTGTCCAGAGTGGACAGCAGGTCCTGCTCCTCGATCCAGCGGTTCAGCATCGAGTAGGACGGCTGGTGGATCAGCAGCGGCGTGCCCAGCTCGCGGAGGAGCCGGGCGGCCTCGGCGGTCTTCTCCGAGGAGTACGACGAGATGCCGACGTACAGCGCGCGCCCGGAGCGGACCGCGGTGTCGAGCGCGCCGACCGTCTCCTCCAGCGGGGTGTCCGGGTCGAACCGGTGCGAGTAGAAGATGTCCACGTAGTCCAGCCCCATCCGGTCCAGGGACTGGTCCAGCGACGCCAGCAGGTACTTGCGCGAGCCGAAGTTGCCGTACGGGCCCGGCCACATGTCGTAGCCCGCCTTGGTGGAGATGACCAGTTCGTCCCGGTACGGGCGGAAGTC
It encodes:
- a CDS encoding ATP-binding cassette domain-containing protein; its protein translation is MIEVQELAKSFAGHRVLTGVDLRVESGTMLALLGPNGAGKTTVVRILSTLLKADAGRAAVLGLDVARQAARVRRSIGLTGQFSAVDKLLTGRENLELMGRLHHLGRGAKARAAELLERFELTEAADRPAKTYSGGMFRRLDLAASLIAAPPVLFLDEPTTGLDPRSRTGMWAAIRQLLDSGTTILLTTQYLEEADQLADRIAVLDGGRVIAEGSADQLKAKVGEERVELAFADAAATERAHAVLAGSDVLRGDGLSVRVGGVWELRSLLDRLDRAGLEPVGLQVKKPTLDDVFLSLTGSAQKGRVA
- a CDS encoding TetR/AcrR family transcriptional regulator, with product MPKDRASNLELMWGNRERPARGPKPGLTLDEIVRAGVRVADAEGLDALSMQRVAGELGYTTMSLYRYVSGKDQLVALMSDVALGAPPEPAGGDWREEIEAWVRGLWHGYRAHPWLLSVKIEGPPSGPQGLAWLEAALRALEGSGLDKGDRIGVTMFVNAATFSLARLSVDLKPMEDFGAALALGAQTGQYPILASMLADGTFESVGAPQTEFAQEVLPDLEFGLRRLLDGIEHYVSARKTAPTG
- the mgrA gene encoding L-glyceraldehyde 3-phosphate reductase, yielding MTYIAAADRYDSMVYRRSGRSGLHLPAVSLGLWHNFGHDRPFETQRAICRRAFDLGITHFDLANNYGPPYGSAESNFGRLLAEDFRPYRDELVISTKAGYDMWPGPYGNFGSRKYLLASLDQSLDRMGLDYVDIFYSHRFDPDTPLEETVGALDTAVRSGRALYVGISSYSSEKTAEAARLLRELGTPLLIHQPSYSMLNRWIEEQDLLSTLDTVGAGCIAFSPLAQGLLTDRYLDGIPADSRAATGGALNEGMLTEENLTRVRALNEVAKRRGQSLAQLALAWALRDERVTSVLIGASSVAQLEANVGSLGNLEFGDDELAEIERYAVEGDINLWARSSAH